GGGTCAGCATCTTGTGCTTTATCTATCTCACTGCCGCATCCAAGTTCTTTCAATGTCGTGCTCTTCATCAGTGACTCTATCTGCCTGTTATGCTCTGTGAAAATCAAGCCAAGAGAGCAGCTTTCATGTTTGCAGAATGGCAGGGCAAAGGGGCAGCCACTCTCTTCAGATCTTCCCTCAACAGCATCCCAGATATCGAGCAGGGAGATCTGCTCCGGTGGGGTGCTTAAAGAGACTCCTCCGGAGGGCCCCCGTTCTCCTTTCACCATGCGGTTTCTGGCAAGGATCTGTACGACTTTTGCCAGATGTGCTTCGGAGACACCGCAGAGAGTGGCGATCTTTCCGATCGGCAGCTTTCCGGGATGATTCTGCGCCAGAAGTGACATGGCATGAACTGCCAGTGTAAATGCTTTTGTAGTTTTTAACATACAGTGCATAAGGACCTCTATAATTCAGGTATTAAAATACCTTATTACCTGTTTATG
Above is a window of Fibrobacter sp. DNA encoding:
- a CDS encoding Rrf2 family transcriptional regulator, whose protein sequence is MLKTTKAFTLAVHAMSLLAQNHPGKLPIGKIATLCGVSEAHLAKVVQILARNRMVKGERGPSGGVSLSTPPEQISLLDIWDAVEGRSEESGCPFALPFCKHESCSLGLIFTEHNRQIESLMKSTTLKELGCGSEIDKAQDADPGFPGMIL